Within the Salvelinus sp. IW2-2015 linkage group LG19, ASM291031v2, whole genome shotgun sequence genome, the region GTATTGTTGTTTATTAACGAATAGAATAGAGATTAGAcctacattcaactgaaatgtatatTACTATAatgattatcattattattattattatatggctATTATTATCAGGCTTACTCTATAAATTATAGGGTTATTTTTTTCATAATGTTGATATGCCCTTAAGCCTTATGCACGACAAAGATAAACATATTATACCTTAAATACATATTTGTTTGTTTTCCAGGGGAAAAAATTGGATCAGAAACATGTAACCACCTCGATGAACCTTTAGCCTGTTCCCCGCAACGTTGTAGTTACTGGAGCTGCATCCATATCTGTTTATGCTTTGCCCTCCACAAGCCTATATAGCCTACGACAGCCAAATAATAATGAATCATTTCATAAATAATGGGTTTAGGGTCTTATCGGGAACGAAGAGGCCGCTGCCGTGCGCTTATCTCGCCTGGCCACATTGCGGTCGTGTTCCGCTGCACAAACTGAGCGGGCGCCCTGGACGCAATGAGGAATAACTCAAACCTCACTTCCAGTTCCACACTGCACTTCACCAGCACCAAAAAAACTCAGACATGGATGACCCACTCACAAAATGGCTCCACTTTCACACTGACATCAACAACACGTCGGGAACGGTAAGCGCATACAATTCATCTATATTTCATTTTCCATGCCTGCTTTGCACGCGAATTATTTTGAATTACAATTAGGAGTGTGTTTGAAGTGCTTTTTCGTTATTGTTCGTTCCGTGGACACTTTGGAAAGCATTAGAAACGCTATAGGGCCTTTTATTTTTCTCAGATttaaccccccctccccacaaTTATAGGCTCATTAGCCTAGGCCTACATAATTATGTGGCTATTGGTTAAAACGGATTGTTTTGGCCTATTTTAATCTGTATGGATATAAATATTTATTGTCATTGTCTCATTGACAGTGGTAGGTTGTATTATTAGCCTACAGTTCAAAAAGATTGCCTTGTGGTTTCTTCGTTGTTTTGAGTTATGGTAGGCTACACACTTCAATACTACAGCATCTAAGCCTATACAGTAGAACAAGAAAGGGAACGAAAAATAAATCCAAAATTCTTACAAAAGCTCTGTTATGCCAACCtttgttccaaatgtctgtatTGGATCTTAGGCTATTGTTTAaactatgggagagagagaaacattatAGAGTCGTTATAAAGGCCTTTTGATTAGGGATTTTTAAGAATCCTATTCACTTACTCTCTTGTTAATAATATATTAATTAATAGATTAAATTAAATAGGCCTATAATAATAGATCATTTCAAAAGAAAATAGGCTTTCAAGTGGCCTTTCttgcaacaacaaaataaaaacgtTAGAGGATTTGAATAAAAAAGTCATGTTCGAAAACATCAACACCAATTGCCATTTCAAATGCCACATTGAACGCTTGCTCCAGAGGCCTTGGTCAGGTTGTTGTTGAGATGTGAATAATGTACGAGTCAAAGCCCAGGTGCTTGAGGGGGAAAGGACTTCGAAGAACAACACGGACGATTGACCATCAAAAGCAGTTCATTCAATACTGTTTTAGACTGACCTCTCATAATGTAGGCACCTTGTGCTGTTCATATTCTTTGTAGGCTTATTCGTTATTCGCATTGGATGTATTTCTTCTTCTTTCAAACATATTCAATGTGGTGCACTCAAAGACGTCCATAGGTATTCGGAGAATTTCAAGAAGTAGAACTAGCCTATTTTTTCATAATAGAAAACCCTTCGATGAGCCTTCTAGGACTTATTTAGGGGCAAATCCAAAATATGGAAAATAAGTAACTGGACCATAGCCTACAAAATGACATGGAAACGTGTTGGTGACTATTTGGGACATTGATGAGGACATGCACCACCCGTTTTGAATCAAAAACACGTAACAATTTGATGTGCAGATGCCTGCATTTTAGGGGTTATTTTCTTGCTAATTTCTAGGCTATACGAAATCAACACATTCTCTCTTTAAAATGTGGGGCTTTATACACACGACCCTTCACAGCATAATAACAGCCATATAATGATGGAATCATGAGTGATGAAATTATGGGGGAAAGTCTAGAATCTGAATCTGACTTGAAGAATCAAACACGTTTTTTTATAGATCAGTCTTATTTTAGGCTATCGCATGCATCTATTTACGAAACATTTTTCTGCCCCATAGTGTGGTGTTTTCGACAGCTGATTTATGGAAAGGCAGGACATAACTACAACGTGATGAAATTATGGAAAAAATTAAACCGGAGCTTTGTCCTGGAAGTCCCGGTGCCAAATCGTGCAGCCCACTGAAGCAGGATTCCACCATCAGGGGGAATGGATGCAAAGACCCGGAGGACTCGAAGGAGGATAACTTCACAGGGGAGGGGGTTAAAACAGATGACGCGCCTCTGCGGGACCCGCGCAACCGGACCATCATCCCCAACGGCGTTGCCAAGGAAACAGCTTACGACGCTCTTGACCTGAAAAGGGAAGTACCAGTAATCGAGCTCTCGAGGAGAGACGATATAAAGGCGGGACAGCAGAGAACGGACAGTCCCATCGTACCGATCACGGAGCTTCGCAGACCACCCGTGCCGTTGCCGCTGCCGCACCGAGACGCGCTGAACGACGCCCGAATGGTTCAGCTGAGCCCAAACGCGTTCCCTCTCCCAGCGCGAGCGATGCTCTACAACCTGGCGCAACCTCTCTCCGCAATCAACAggtaaaatataataaaacattAAATAGCCTAGCCTTTATGCATTTGAAACAAATGTTATGTTTTCCTGATAGGTTTATTTCGCCCTAAAGAATATAGTCTATAAGCCCATAAGTTATTCGTCGTCATTTCTTTTTAAGGTATAATAATtatatgtagcctacagtattagGCCTACCGATAGGCATACACCAAAACGTGTTTATAGCCTACCTAAAAATCGAAAAAAATGAGAAACAGACAAAAGTTCATGTAGTTGCTTGTTATCTAGGCAATTGGCTTAATCTACCTTCACAAGGGTATCTGTCAGTGCCTtgacctctaggctacctgtgtTGATTAATGCAGTCTTTTCCTTGATTCATTTGAATGTGGAGGATTTCAGGTTAGTCTACTGCCTATACTCACACATAGCTTATGTGTTTTGGTTGTGAGTAGGGACACCGAGACCATCTGTGGTCCTCtgtacctcagttggtagagcctGGTGCTTGCTCTGGCAGAATAGTGGGTTTGATTTCCGGGACCACCCATCCTGAAAATGTATGCATGTATGACTTGAAGTCGTTTTTCTAAAAtcctctgctaaatggcatatattatagaGGCTATAATTAGGCTATCAATTTCATGAAATATTTAGGTATTGCTTCATACCTCATATTGGTGAGCTGTTATAGTCTATATGTGCCTGTGtgtaaatagtgtgtgtgtggtcacctgTGCCTCATATATTTTCTCTGTCACTAGTCTTGGAGGAGAGTCGGAACAATACTGCATGTACCCCAGCAACAGGGTAAAGCACCGCCCAGCACCTTACGAGGTTGAGCTCGACGAGGGTAGGCGCATTTTAGATCTTTCTAAGTATGGTAAGACRCACCTCTGCTGTGTCCTCCTGCTGCTTACAGTCTTCTCCTCAATCTTCTCCTTATCCCAACGTCATCCCATTCCATTTATCCCCTGGCATGGCTGTAACATGGGTAGGTATTTAATAAAATAGTCTACTGACCACCAACTTATAGAGAACTCCTAACTAAACCTAATCTTCTGAAATAGTCAAATATACATCTGATGTCTATGGATTTAGCTTCTTAGAAACATAATATACTGCATCTCATTTTCTCTATCCCCCACTCACAGTCAAATGCAGTTGTAGCAtaaagggagggtggagggagttAGGTGCTGTCATGCCAAGGCTTTGCTGCATAGTAAACTGGAGGATTAAGGGAGGCTGGGTGTGTTCCAAGAGAATGGGATATTCTATTTCTCAAATGCATCCCACAGTTTCTGGCAGAGTGGCAGATATTGTTAATCGGCTTCATGTACCAATATCTAAAAAACAACTTtggaaaatacactacatgaccaaaagaatgtagacacctcgtcgaacatctcattccaaaatcatgggcattaatatggagttggtcccccctttgctgctataacagcctccactcttctgggaaggctttccactagatcagggctgcccaaccctcttcttggagatctactgtcctgtaggttttcagtccaaccctgttcctggagatctaccgtcctgtgggttttcagtccaaacctaaattaacacacctgattctactaattagctgctcaacaagaccttaactagctgaatcagatatgctaaattagggttggactgaaaacctacaggatagtagatctccaggaacagggttggactgaaaacctacaggacagtagatctccaagaagagggttgggcagcactgcactagatgttggaccattgctgcggggacttgctttcagccacaagagcattagtgaggtcgggcactgatgttgggtgattagacctggctcgcagtcgttgTTCTAactcattccaaaggtgttcgacggggttgaggtcagggctctgtgcaggccagtcaagttctttcagactgatctcaacaaaccattttgtGTATggacaaacccagattcgtccgtcggactgccagatggtgaagcatgatacatcactccagagaacgcgtttccaccgctccggtgatcttaggcttgtgtgcggctgttcggccatggaaacccatttcatgaagctcccgatgaacagttcttgtgctgacattgcttccagaggccgtttggaactcgggagtgagttttgcaaccgaggacagacgatttttactcgcAATGCGCCTCAGACCTCAGCAGCCccattttgtgagcttgtgtggtctaccacttcgcggctgagccgttgtttgtcctagacgtttccacttcgcaataacagcacttacagttggccagggaagctctagcagggcagaaattttacgaactgacttgttggaaaggtggcatcctatgacggtgccaccttgaaagtcactgagctcttcagtaaggccattctactacgaatgtttgtgtatggagattgcatggttgtgtgctcgattttacacacctaTCAGCAGTgggcgtggctgaaatagccgaatccactaatttgaaggggtgtctacgtACTTTTGAATATGTAGTGTATATGATAATGGGTAACATACAGtctcagtcaaaagtttggacacacctactcatttaagggtttttctttatttttttactattttatacaatgtagaataatagtgaagacatcaaactatgaaataacacatatggaatcatgtagtaaccaaaaaagtgttaaacaaatcaaaatatattttatatttgagattattcaaagtagctccctttgccttgatgacagctttgcacactcttggcattctctcaaccagcttcatctataatgcttttccaacagtcttgaaggagttgccacatttgctgagcacttgttggctgcgttttcttcactctgcagtacaactcatcccgaaccatctcaaagtgtgttgggtcattgtcctgttgaaaaacaaatgatagtcccactaagcgcaaaccagatgggatgacgtatcgctgcagaatgctggggtagccaagctggttaagtgtgccttgaattctaaataaatcactgacagtgtcaccagaaaagcaccactcctccatgcttcacggtaggagcCACACATGCGgggatcatccattcacccactctgcgtctcacaaaaacacagcggttggaaccaaaaatctcaaatttggactcatcagaccaaaggacagattttcaccggtctaatgtccattgctcgtgtttcttggcccaagcaagtcccttcttcttattggtgtcctttagtagtggtttctttgcagcaattcaaccatgaaggcctgattcgcgTAGTCTCTCCTAACAAgatgatgttaagatgtgtctgttacttgaattctgtgaagcatttatttgggctgcaattcgggctgtgaggctggtaactctaatgaacttatcctctgcagatgaggtaactctgggtcttcttttcctgtgaagttccttatgagagccagtttcatcatagcgcttgatggtttttgcgactgcacttgaagaaacgttcaaagttcttgacattttccagattgactgaccttcatgttttaaagtaatgatggactgtcatttctctttgcttatttgagctgttcttgccataatatggacttggtcttttaccaaatagggctatcttctgtataccacccctatcttgtcacaacacaactgattgtctcaaatgcattaagaaggaaagaaattccacaaatgaccttttaacaaggcacacctgttaattgaaatgcattccaggtgactacctcatgaagctggttgagagaatgacaagaatgtgcaaatctgtcatcaaggcaaaggttggctactttgaagaatctcaaatataaatgatatttagatttgtttaccacttttggttactacatgattccatatatgttatttaatagttttgatgtcttcactattattctacaatgcagaaaatagtacaaacatagaaaaattagtaggtgtgtccaaacttttgactggcactatacatcacaggaggttggtggcaccttaattggggagaactggctcgtggtaatgactggagcggtatcagtggaatggtatcaaatacataaaatacatggtttccaggtgtttgatgccattccatttgctccgttccattATTaggagccgttctcccctcagaaACCTCCTGTGACATACATTTATGGACTCGTATCACCTATCACCGGATGCTTAAATACTTTCCCATACACTGTGGCGTAGTGACCCTACTGAACCCTACTGAATCTCCTATCCCACTTCTGACATCAATGTAGCAAAGCCAAGAATAGAGTCCAACCCCAGCAACATTGTGCTCGCCAATCCAACACTGTAGTTGGTGTGCCAAAGTCTGAAACCTCTATACATATGGCAGAGCTTTGACAAATACATGTATTCAGATTGTAAAAGTGCAATTGTCTAAATAAGTATGACAGCTCACTGCGTAATATCTTGTGCTAGTGTTTAAAGACCCCTACTTCTGGTTGCTTTATGATACATAATCAGCTCTTTAACCACAACACCATAGCTGTCTTCATAAATGCACAAGGCAGTCTCTTATCACTACGCTGGCTTCTTTCATGCCTCTATTCTCATTTTGTGTCACACTCCACTACTTTACCACCTTTAACAYATTCTCATCACTTATCGTTTTTAAATTACCTTGTGAGGAGGAAGGCTTACATCTGAAGTGTCCACTTCAATTCTGTAAAGGAGTTAAGAGAATGAGCAAGCCTGACTTTAACAATGAAAttgacaaaataaaacatttggactGACTGAGTCTTACTTTTATTTGTGCATCTACCTTCCTACATCCCGTATCTCTCCCCGTTACTCCTGAtcaccttctcctccccttctcctcctcccccatcctctcctcctcctctcctccgccaGCTGGCCAGCCAAAGATTGTACGACGGATCTTCACCAACAGCCGGGAGCGCTGGCGGCAGCAGAACGTCAACGGAGCATTCTCAGAGCTCCGGAAGCTCATCCCCACCCACCCACCGGACAAGAAGCTGAGCAAGAATGAGATACTGCGTCTGGCCATGAAGTACATCAGCTTCCTGTCCAACCTGCTGGATGACCAGGACGGAGGGGGCACAGTGGCCGTGGGCGACGAGACAGGGCTTCTGGTGGGGGGCTGTGAGGGTCGACCCCAGGGGCCCCGTCAGGACGTGGTGGGACTGGCCACGGAGGATGACCTGCTCCTCCAGGGCACGTTGTCGCCCGGGTCCAGCTGCGGGAGTCTGCCAGATGGGGACGGCAGCCCAGAGAGCTTCACCGAGGACCGGGACTCACCCACAGCCCAGAGGACTGTGCCTGCCCCGCGCGGTAGGGAACTGCGACGCAACGTGCGTCCACAAGACAGCGGCAGCCAGCGATGACGGTGATGATAATGGTGGTGACAGTCATAACGATGATGGTGATAGAGTTGACGATGAGGGAGTTGATGGTGGACCGCAGGAAAACACATGGATTGACTTATTTCCCTGAAAGATGGATGACTTAAATATGGATGAYAAGGGATTCATCTAAAGAGCGGTGCTTTAGGTTCTGGAAGCATGCTGATGACAGAATATCACTTYGTCAGGATTCTAATCAGCTCATACTGAAGCCAATGGCAGCTTGCTTGGCATGGTCCTTATTTGTTCAATTGGTTGACAAAACGACAGACTTGTAAATTCTGCATGCTTTTAATGCTGTCTATGACCTGGGTTGAGGAACACCTCATATTTCCTGAGTTGTGAATGTTCAAATACWGTGTGCTTCTGTTACACTATCATGTCATGAGTAGTATACATCCTATGTCATCATCATAGAAGTCACTCATGCCATGGTACCATGAGGTGACGCAATGGAGGTTACACCAGGAAATGGCAATGGGAATGCTGTCATGTTCTCACCTTGGGTTAAGATCCAACTTCACCAGTTGTCAATGAGGGCATTCTAASTCTTCTGAAAAGTCAAGTTTACGACAACAACACGACAACAGCATAGCTGTTTCACTGATAGCAATGGATTGATGTCAAATCCTCACAATAAAATACACACTTAAACAAGCATTAAAGACAATTATTTGCTTGAAAATGTGTTATCTTAAGGTTTTAGCACTCACAACACATTATCAAACATGCACATATACCAAAATATTTTTACAGTGGTTCATGTCAAATGATGTGATTCGGCAGTTTGATATATTTTAGACAgagttttcatttttattttatgtttagaTTCTGCTCAGTGCTCCTTATTACATTCATTCAACAGTGGACAAACAACATGTTCTCTAGAAAATGTATGACAAACACATATAATTATATAAATGTGGTaccttatttatattttttgtcacaCATAACTGATTAGCATTAAGTAAAACACCCCAGAGTAACATGGCAACTGACCGTGAACcgtgtgcgcacacacaaacacacacacacacacacacacatatcaagtACAATCTGATTTCTGAGACACACTGCCATAGCATGTAGATGATGGACTTATGTGCAGCAAGGTAACTAGCAACTACATCTACCAGAGGATAATACATTTTCCTGTCAAGAGGTACAAATAGTATTTCCGTAACCGATGTCCAATGAAATCATATGATGACTCACCCAATCATTTtgtatattatacatttctatttcaatgtttttttcattgtaatGCAGTTGTGATTTGGTATGGTACACTTAGTATATCACCTTCCTTTTCTCTGTTGGGATCAGCAACGACATCAGCAGTTTTATGTCAGTAAACAGTGAGACGTACATCCCTGCTGTTTGGTTATTTGATTGCTGCKTTTTCAGCAGACATTTAGTAGCCCGTCTTGGTACCTTTGGTTACTATTTTATGAACTACAGTAAAGCAAAGGGACATTGTAGTTTTAAGTAAAAAAGCATGTTTGTTGTATGATAAATATATCTATGACTATATGCAATGACTTTTATATAAAATGYTGAATAAAATGAACACACAAAAATGCAAAATACTGCCATACAAAATACTCCTTATGTGTGTTGTAAACCATRACAATTGTGTGTTCTAAACCAGACAATTTTTTCAATCATATTTATAACACAGATTTGTACATTTTTGTTAtgcatttttctttatttacttaTTTCTCAGGAATCATTACCCATATATAATTAAGACTATGGAACTAATGTGTTAGGAATATTTTAAAACAACTTGTTCTTACATTTTAAAGCTGAATTCATCTCAAATGGACCAATCTCTCCCTGTAACACATCCTACTGCCAAGCAATGTGAAGTAAATCCATAACCCCCCACAAGGCATGYAAAACACTCCCACTCGAGTCTGGAATCCTCACTTCCTCTAAGCAAGTGACAACTTCCTGCAAAGGTCAGCATGGCTCAGTGACCTTCAGGATATCCTGCCATTGTGAAAGTGGTTCACAGTTTTTAGATTCTCCACACTCGCAGACTGTCTGCAGCATTACCA harbors:
- the LOC111979667 gene encoding T-cell acute lymphocytic leukemia protein 1-like isoform X2, which codes for MEKIKPELCPGSPGAKSCSPLKQDSTIRGNGCKDPEDSKEDNFTGEGVKTDDAPLRDPRNRTIIPNGVAKETAYDALDLKREVPVIELSRRDDIKAGQQRTDSPIVPITELRRPPVPLPLPHRDALNDARMVQLSPNAFPLPARAMLYNLAQPLSAINSLGGESEQYCMYPSNRVKHRPAPYEVELDEAGQPKIVRRIFTNSRERWRQQNVNGAFSELRKLIPTHPPDKKLSKNEILRLAMKYISFLSNLLDDQDGGGTVAVGDETGLLVGGCEGRPQGPRQDVVGLATEDDLLLQGTLSPGSSCGSLPDGDGSPESFTEDRDSPTAQRTVPAPRGRELRRNVRPQDSGSQR
- the LOC111979667 gene encoding T-cell acute lymphocytic leukemia protein 1-like isoform X1; its protein translation is MEKIKPELCPGSPGAKSCSPLKQDSTIRGNGCKDPEDSKEDNFTGEGVKTDDAPLRDPRNRTIIPNGVAKETAYDALDLKREVPVIELSRRDDIKAGQQRTDSPIVPITELRRPPVPLPLPHRDALNDARMVQLSPNAFPLPARAMLYNLAQPLSAINSLGGESEQYCMYPSNRVKHRPAPYEVELDEGRRILDLSKYAGQPKIVRRIFTNSRERWRQQNVNGAFSELRKLIPTHPPDKKLSKNEILRLAMKYISFLSNLLDDQDGGGTVAVGDETGLLVGGCEGRPQGPRQDVVGLATEDDLLLQGTLSPGSSCGSLPDGDGSPESFTEDRDSPTAQRTVPAPRGRELRRNVRPQDSGSQR